In Hyphomicrobium denitrificans ATCC 51888, the DNA window CGTCGTTCATCGGATTTACCGGCATTCAATGCAGGGAGCAGACGCTGGCCGGCCTCCGGGTCAAATCGGCCGAGCGATCGGTGCCGACGGTGGCGGTCGCGACGCCCAGCGTGCAGAAGAGCGTCGGCGTTATCGAACTTCCTGGACGGCTTGACGCCTATTCGCAGGCTGCGATTTTTGCACGCGTGAGCGGTTACGTCGCGAGCCGGAAGGCGGACATCGGCACGCGCGTCAAGGCCGGCGATCTCCTCGCCGAGATCGACGCTCCGGATCTCGATCAACAGCTGTTTCAAGCGCAGTCCGAACTCAACAACGCCAAAGCGACTGCAGCTTTGGCGAAGGTCACGAACGAACGCTATCAGGCGCTGCTGCCTAAAGATTACGTGACGCGGCAGGGCGCAGACGAGAAGGCTGCCGATTTCGAAGCGAAGACGGCGCTCGTCACGTCGGCGCAGGCCAACGTCGATCGTCTGAAGGCGCTGTCGGAATACAAGCGCATCGTGGCGCCGTTCGAGGGCATCGTGACGGTGCGCAACACCGACGTCGGCAATCTCATCAATACGGGAAGCTCCACGGGCTCGGAGATGTTTGTCGTCGCGGACATTCACAAGCTCCGGCTTTATGTGAACGTGCCTCAGTCTTACGTACCGATGGTCACGAACGGAACGACGGCGGTGCTGACCGTGCCTGAGCGTCCCGGCAAATCGTATGAAGCCAAGGTCGAAGCGTCCGCTGGCGCCGTCGATGTTGCTTCGGGGACGACGCGCATGCAGCTTGTCGTCGACAACGCCGCCGGGGAGCTGATGCCGGGCGCATATGCGAACGTGCGGTTGAAGGTCGGCGATCAAA includes these proteins:
- a CDS encoding efflux RND transporter periplasmic adaptor subunit, which encodes MPPELPKETRARSRWKMPMAALVFIGATSFIGFTGIQCREQTLAGLRVKSAERSVPTVAVATPSVQKSVGVIELPGRLDAYSQAAIFARVSGYVASRKADIGTRVKAGDLLAEIDAPDLDQQLFQAQSELNNAKATAALAKVTNERYQALLPKDYVTRQGADEKAADFEAKTALVTSAQANVDRLKALSEYKRIVAPFEGIVTVRNTDVGNLINTGSSTGSEMFVVADIHKLRLYVNVPQSYVPMVTNGTTAVLTVPERPGKSYEAKVEASAGAVDVASGTTRMQLVVDNAAGELMPGAYANVRLKVGDQKDVLVVPASAVIFDKDGLRVAILNSEDRVVMKPITIGRDLGSKVEIASGLAPEDRVIESAPDDIVDGDKVNVKEQPTPATAPSSSTNAVHPNNKG